In one Candidatus Planktophila vernalis genomic region, the following are encoded:
- the rpmJ gene encoding 50S ribosomal protein L36 — translation MKVNPSVKKICDKCKVIRRKGRVMVICENLRHKQRQG, via the coding sequence ATGAAGGTTAATCCAAGCGTTAAGAAGATTTGCGATAAGTGCAAAGTCATTCGCCGCAAGGGTCGCGTCATGGTCATTTGTGAAAACCTTCGTCACAAGCAACGTCAAGGATAA
- the rpsM gene encoding 30S ribosomal protein S13, with amino-acid sequence MARLVGVDLPREKRLEVALTYIFGMGLTRSQKTLAATGISPDIRVKDLQEADLAKLREYIEANFKIEGDLRREISGDIRRKVEIQSYQGIRHRKGLPVRGQRTHTNARTRKGPRKAIAGKKKVTK; translated from the coding sequence ATGGCACGTCTTGTCGGTGTCGATCTCCCGCGCGAAAAGCGCTTGGAAGTCGCACTCACTTATATTTTTGGAATGGGTCTTACCCGTTCTCAAAAAACATTAGCAGCAACTGGGATTAGCCCAGACATTCGCGTGAAGGACCTGCAAGAAGCAGATCTAGCAAAGCTACGTGAATACATCGAAGCAAACTTCAAAATCGAAGGTGACCTTCGTCGTGAAATTTCCGGCGACATTCGTCGCAAGGTTGAAATCCAGAGCTACCAAGGCATTCGTCACCGTAAGGGACTACCTGTTCGTGGTCAGCGCACACATACAAATGCGCGCACACGTAAGGGTCCTCGTAAGGCAATTGCAGGTAAGAAGAAGGTGACTAAGTAA
- the rpsK gene encoding 30S ribosomal protein S11, translating into MAAAKTKTAPATKGKVKIRKKEKKNVAVGKAFIKSTFNNTIISITDPTGAVISWSSSGQVGYKGSRKSTPFAAQLAAEAAARRAQEHGLKKVDVFVKGPGSGRETAIRSLQAAGLEVGAISDVTPAPHNGCRPCKPRRV; encoded by the coding sequence ATGGCCGCAGCTAAAACTAAGACTGCCCCAGCAACTAAGGGCAAAGTTAAAATTCGTAAGAAGGAAAAGAAGAATGTTGCTGTTGGTAAAGCGTTCATTAAGAGCACTTTCAACAACACAATCATTTCTATTACTGATCCAACCGGCGCTGTTATCTCTTGGTCATCATCTGGCCAGGTTGGTTACAAGGGCTCACGTAAGTCAACTCCTTTCGCAGCACAGCTTGCAGCAGAAGCCGCAGCTCGTCGCGCACAGGAGCATGGCCTAAAGAAGGTAGATGTCTTCGTTAAGGGACCTGGTTCCGGACGCGAAACTGCAATCCGTTCATTGCAAGCAGCTGGTTTGGAAGTTGGTGCCATCTCTGATGTAACACCTGCTCCACACAACGGTTGCCGTCCATGTAAACCACGTCGAGTTTAA
- the map gene encoding type I methionyl aminopeptidase, whose protein sequence is MAIQIKNIEQLKLMRRAGLVVAEIHQLIRDAVKPGMTTSALDAISEAHIKRSKATSNFKGYHGFPATICVSVNEEIVHGIPGSRIINDGDIVSIDCGAIVDGWHGDAAFTIGVGTVNPEDQKLMDVCEASMWRGIAAGKHGAKLSDIGYAIEQYINSQGKYGILQEYGGHGIGTEMHQEPHVLNFGRAGQGPEIVAGLALAIEPMITRGSARTKVLKDDWTVVSTDSSRGAHFEHSYVICPDGKPFVLTAIDGGQSDLEHLGIEISSLLM, encoded by the coding sequence ATGGCAATTCAGATTAAAAACATTGAGCAATTAAAGCTCATGCGCCGTGCCGGATTAGTTGTGGCTGAGATTCACCAACTCATTCGTGATGCAGTTAAGCCAGGTATGACAACAAGTGCGTTGGATGCAATCTCTGAAGCTCATATAAAACGTAGTAAGGCGACATCTAATTTCAAGGGCTATCACGGCTTCCCAGCCACAATCTGTGTTTCAGTAAATGAAGAGATTGTTCACGGAATCCCTGGGTCAAGAATTATTAATGATGGTGACATAGTTTCAATTGACTGTGGAGCAATCGTCGACGGCTGGCATGGAGATGCTGCTTTTACAATCGGAGTTGGAACAGTAAATCCAGAAGATCAAAAGTTGATGGATGTATGTGAAGCATCAATGTGGCGGGGGATTGCCGCAGGAAAACATGGAGCCAAGCTTTCTGACATTGGTTATGCAATTGAGCAATACATTAATTCTCAAGGTAAATATGGAATCTTGCAAGAATATGGTGGTCACGGAATTGGTACTGAAATGCACCAGGAACCACACGTATTAAATTTTGGTCGCGCAGGACAAGGACCAGAGATAGTTGCTGGTTTAGCTCTTGCAATTGAACCAATGATTACCCGCGGATCTGCACGAACTAAAGTGTTAAAAGATGATTGGACTGTTGTCTCAACTGATTCATCTAGAGGTGCTCACTTCGAACACTCTTATGTCATCTGCCCTGATGGCAAGCCCTTTGTGCTCACAGCCATTGATGGCGGTCAGAGTGACCTAGAACACCTAGGAATTGAGATATCTAGCCTGCTCATGTAA
- a CDS encoding adenylate kinase yields the protein MRLVLVGPPGAGKGTQAQFLAAHYSIPHISTGDIFRANLKAGTPLGLQAKGFMDKGELVPDSVTNEMVKDRLTHDDVANGFLFDGFPRNVAQAEVLRAILAEKKTPLHAVLEFSLANEEIVARLSSRRTCKECGQPSVGHDKCPQCGGDVYQREDDKAEVIARRLEVYQEQTAPIVSFYRNEGLLITVGALGSVEDITAHAISALSRVSE from the coding sequence ATGCGTCTTGTCCTGGTAGGTCCACCAGGCGCTGGAAAAGGAACACAAGCACAATTCCTTGCAGCGCATTATTCAATTCCACATATTTCCACCGGTGACATTTTCCGCGCCAATTTAAAGGCAGGAACACCTCTAGGTCTTCAAGCTAAAGGCTTCATGGACAAGGGCGAGTTAGTACCAGATTCAGTAACAAATGAAATGGTGAAAGATCGCCTCACTCATGATGATGTCGCAAATGGATTCTTGTTTGATGGTTTTCCACGAAATGTTGCACAAGCTGAAGTCTTGCGCGCAATCTTGGCCGAGAAGAAGACACCACTGCATGCAGTTCTAGAGTTTTCATTAGCAAATGAAGAGATTGTTGCCAGATTATCTTCACGTCGCACATGTAAAGAGTGTGGACAGCCATCAGTTGGACACGATAAATGTCCACAATGCGGTGGAGATGTTTACCAGCGCGAGGATGACAAGGCCGAAGTTATTGCCCGTCGTTTAGAGGTTTATCAAGAGCAAACTGCACCAATCGTTTCTTTCTATCGCAATGAGGGCCTACTTATTACTGTTGGCGCACTCGGAAGCGTTGAAGACATAACAGCACATGCAATTTCGGCGCTAAGCCGCGTTTCAGAATAA
- a CDS encoding tripartite tricarboxylate transporter permease produces the protein MGNSFAMLMDGFQTAFTPTNLMFGLLGTFLGTLVGVLPGIGPALAIGLLLPVCLTVNPTSALIMFAAIFYGAMYGGSTTSILLNTPGESGSVITALEGNKMAKAGRAGAALATAAIGSFVAGTIATLLLAFGAPWMADVALTIQPAGYLSLIILAFATVGTLLGSSRIRGLVALSVGLVIGLIGADLQSGALRLTFGNMNAIDGIETVTVIVAIFALGEALYLASRHTLVRTEVLEMKGKAWMTREDFRRSWKPWLRGTAIGFPLGVIPAGGSEVPTFLSYGVEKSLSKNKDEFGKGAIEGVAGPEAANNANAAGVLVPMLALGLPTSATAAVVLVAFQSFNIQPGPMLFQTSPEIVWGLIASLFIGNALLLVLNLPLIRFWVLLLKIPTHYLYAGITTFALLGAYALNNSTFDLQVALAVGFIGYLFRRFGVPVTPLIIGVILGPLAELQFKRALQISQGDWNILIAGGFPKIIYGILLLVIIGPLVWNFKKKFAVNK, from the coding sequence ATGGGTAATAGCTTTGCAATGTTGATGGATGGTTTCCAAACCGCCTTCACCCCAACAAATTTGATGTTTGGACTTCTAGGAACATTCCTTGGAACTCTTGTTGGAGTATTGCCTGGAATTGGACCTGCTCTAGCAATTGGTTTACTGCTTCCTGTTTGTTTAACAGTTAATCCCACTTCAGCGCTCATTATGTTTGCCGCAATTTTCTATGGTGCTATGTATGGCGGATCAACTACATCTATTTTGCTCAATACTCCGGGTGAAAGTGGCTCGGTGATTACGGCCCTTGAAGGCAACAAAATGGCCAAAGCCGGCCGTGCTGGTGCTGCATTAGCAACTGCTGCTATTGGATCATTCGTAGCTGGAACAATTGCCACACTGTTATTGGCTTTTGGCGCTCCCTGGATGGCCGATGTTGCACTCACTATCCAGCCCGCAGGTTATTTATCTCTAATTATTTTGGCTTTTGCAACAGTTGGAACTCTGCTTGGTTCATCAAGAATTCGTGGCTTAGTCGCACTCTCTGTGGGATTAGTTATTGGTCTTATCGGTGCTGATCTTCAATCTGGTGCACTGCGATTAACTTTTGGCAATATGAATGCCATTGATGGAATTGAAACAGTTACAGTCATTGTGGCAATTTTTGCATTAGGTGAAGCGCTCTATCTTGCAAGCCGTCACACATTAGTGCGCACTGAAGTCCTTGAGATGAAAGGCAAAGCCTGGATGACGCGAGAAGATTTCCGTCGCTCATGGAAACCATGGCTACGTGGAACTGCAATTGGTTTCCCACTGGGAGTTATTCCAGCGGGTGGCTCTGAAGTACCAACATTTTTAAGTTATGGCGTTGAAAAATCTTTGTCTAAAAACAAAGATGAGTTTGGTAAAGGTGCAATTGAAGGCGTTGCTGGCCCAGAGGCTGCAAATAATGCAAATGCTGCAGGCGTGTTAGTTCCAATGCTTGCTCTAGGTTTACCAACTTCTGCAACCGCAGCCGTTGTTTTAGTTGCTTTCCAGTCCTTTAATATTCAACCAGGACCAATGCTTTTCCAGACTAGTCCGGAAATTGTCTGGGGATTAATCGCCTCGCTGTTTATCGGTAACGCCTTGCTATTAGTACTTAACCTGCCTTTAATTCGCTTTTGGGTGCTGTTACTTAAGATTCCAACACATTACTTATATGCAGGAATTACTACCTTTGCCTTACTGGGTGCCTACGCCCTTAATAACTCCACATTTGATCTGCAAGTGGCATTGGCTGTGGGATTTATTGGCTATTTGTTCCGCAGATTTGGTGTGCCAGTTACGCCTTTGATTATCGGTGTGATTTTGGGGCCATTAGCTGAACTGCAATTCAAGCGCGCACTTCAAATTAGCCAGGGGGATTGGAATATCTTGATTGCTGGCGGATTCCCAAAGATCATCTACGGCATTTTATTGCTGGTGATTATTGGGCCTCTAGTGTGGAACTTTAAGAAAAAATTCGCAGTTAATAAGTAA
- the rpsD gene encoding 30S ribosomal protein S4 — MARYTGADCKRCRREKVKLFLKGAKCDGPKCPIESRPYPPGQHGRGRAKESEYLMQMREKQKCARIYGVLEKQFRGYYEEANRKQGKTGENLLVILETRLDNVVFRAGFAKSRDMARQLVRHGHFLVNGKKVNIPSFRVSAMDIIDVLPKSLDLTPFIVASAELGEKAVPAWMEVVGSQMRIIIHSVPARAVIDTQVQEQLIVELYSK, encoded by the coding sequence ATGGCTCGTTATACCGGAGCAGACTGCAAGCGTTGCCGTCGCGAAAAAGTAAAGCTCTTCCTTAAGGGCGCAAAGTGCGATGGACCAAAGTGTCCTATCGAATCACGTCCATATCCACCAGGACAACATGGCCGTGGCCGTGCAAAAGAATCTGAATACCTCATGCAGATGCGCGAAAAGCAAAAGTGCGCACGTATTTACGGTGTTCTAGAAAAGCAGTTCCGTGGTTATTACGAAGAAGCTAACCGCAAGCAGGGCAAGACTGGTGAAAACCTTCTTGTCATTCTTGAAACTCGTCTAGATAACGTTGTATTCCGTGCAGGCTTTGCAAAGAGCCGCGACATGGCACGTCAGCTAGTACGTCACGGTCACTTCTTAGTTAATGGCAAGAAGGTAAACATTCCTTCATTCCGTGTCTCTGCGATGGACATCATTGATGTTCTTCCAAAGTCATTGGATCTCACACCATTCATCGTGGCTAGCGCTGAACTTGGCGAGAAGGCAGTTCCTGCATGGATGGAGGTTGTTGGTTCTCAGATGAGAATCATCATTCACTCAGTTCCTGCACGTGCCGTCATCGACACCCAGGTTCAAGAGCAGCTCATCGTTGAACTTTATTCTAAGTAA
- a CDS encoding tripartite tricarboxylate transporter TctB family protein → MILKISKQAKGELVFASSLFLLGIFVAWDTSRMDVPQGSSIVSPQTFPYMVAAFTSLVGFSLIMQVLRGRLGTPEGDQPGDPFLGANFKTMAIIATAIALHVILLEIAGYVIAATVCFFGVAYGFGSRKYLKDLGISLAFALVVYFSFTIGLNINLPSGFFEGVFGNG, encoded by the coding sequence TTGATTCTAAAGATCTCTAAGCAGGCTAAGGGGGAGCTGGTATTTGCCAGCTCTCTCTTCCTGCTTGGGATATTTGTTGCTTGGGATACATCACGGATGGATGTCCCACAGGGTTCATCAATTGTTAGCCCTCAAACTTTTCCATACATGGTTGCAGCTTTCACTTCATTAGTCGGGTTCAGTTTGATTATGCAAGTTTTGCGGGGTCGACTTGGAACACCTGAAGGCGATCAGCCAGGTGATCCATTTCTTGGAGCCAACTTTAAAACGATGGCAATAATTGCCACCGCTATTGCTCTCCATGTGATTCTGCTTGAAATTGCTGGCTATGTAATTGCAGCAACAGTCTGTTTCTTTGGAGTTGCCTATGGATTTGGCTCAAGAAAATACCTGAAAGATTTAGGAATTAGTCTTGCTTTTGCATTAGTTGTTTATTTCTCATTCACAATAGGCCTAAATATCAACCTTCCTTCAGGCTTCTTCGAAGGAGTGTTCGGAAATGGGTAA
- the secY gene encoding preprotein translocase subunit SecY, which produces MLSAFAMAFRTPDLRKKIFFTLSIMALFRFGSVVPTPGVSYTNVQECLKTVETGGLFGLINLFSGGALIQLSVFALGIMPYITSSIIVQLLTVVIPRFEALKQEGQSGTAKLTQYTRYLTIGLAILQSTGLIAVARTPGRLLAGCDLPIIPDTSWQRIVTMIFVMTAGTSVIMWLGELITDRGVGNGMSILIFTSIAASFPSQLWSIRLQKGLFAFIFVMVVGVMVVAAVVFVEQAQRRIPVQYAKRMVGRQAYGGTSTYIPIKVNQAGVIPVIFASSLLYIPSLIVNFTNSQAAWAVWVSRNFVTGDHPIYVATYAALIIFFTYFYVAITFNPDEVADNMKKYGGFIPGIRAGRPTSEYLQYVLSRITAPGSLYLALVAVIPIGALVLFGATQNFPFGGTAILIVVGVGLDTAKQIESQLQQRSYEGFLK; this is translated from the coding sequence ATGCTTTCAGCATTTGCTATGGCCTTCAGGACACCAGATCTACGTAAGAAGATCTTCTTCACTCTTTCTATTATGGCGCTGTTCCGTTTTGGTTCAGTAGTTCCAACACCAGGTGTTTCATATACAAACGTTCAAGAATGTTTGAAGACTGTTGAAACTGGTGGACTCTTTGGTCTTATTAACCTATTTAGCGGTGGTGCGCTTATTCAGCTCTCTGTATTCGCACTTGGCATCATGCCTTATATCACCAGCTCAATTATTGTTCAGCTTTTAACAGTTGTTATTCCTCGCTTTGAAGCACTTAAGCAAGAAGGACAATCAGGAACTGCAAAGCTGACTCAGTACACACGTTATTTAACAATCGGTCTTGCAATCTTGCAGTCAACAGGTTTGATTGCAGTTGCTCGTACACCAGGACGTCTACTTGCAGGTTGCGACCTACCAATCATTCCTGACACTTCATGGCAACGTATTGTCACCATGATCTTCGTTATGACTGCAGGAACATCTGTAATCATGTGGTTGGGTGAATTAATCACTGATCGTGGTGTTGGTAACGGTATGTCAATCTTGATCTTCACATCAATTGCTGCCTCATTCCCAAGCCAGTTGTGGTCAATTAGATTACAAAAGGGTTTGTTTGCCTTCATCTTCGTAATGGTTGTTGGTGTCATGGTTGTTGCAGCGGTGGTCTTCGTTGAGCAAGCTCAGCGGCGTATTCCAGTCCAATATGCCAAGCGCATGGTTGGACGCCAGGCATACGGTGGAACAAGCACATACATCCCAATCAAGGTTAACCAGGCTGGTGTTATCCCAGTAATTTTCGCTTCATCACTTCTCTATATTCCTTCGCTGATTGTGAACTTCACAAATAGCCAGGCAGCATGGGCAGTATGGGTAAGCCGTAACTTTGTTACAGGAGATCACCCAATTTATGTTGCAACATATGCAGCACTCATTATTTTCTTTACATACTTCTATGTTGCAATCACATTTAACCCAGATGAGGTTGCAGATAACATGAAGAAGTACGGCGGATTTATCCCTGGTATTCGTGCAGGCCGACCAACTTCTGAATATCTACAATATGTTCTCTCTCGCATTACAGCCCCAGGTTCTTTGTATCTAGCTCTTGTCGCCGTTATTCCAATCGGTGCCTTGGTTCTCTTTGGTGCAACACAGAACTTCCCATTTGGTGGAACAGCGATCTTGATCGTTGTGGGTGTTGGTCTTGATACTGCAAAGCAGATCGAGTCACAGTTGCAGCAGCGTTCATATGAGGGATTCCTTAAGTAA
- the infA gene encoding translation initiation factor IF-1, whose product MASKDGAIEMEGTVAEALPNAMFRVELTNGHKVLAHISGKMRKNYIRILPADRVIVEMSPYDLTKGRIIYRYK is encoded by the coding sequence TTGGCTAGTAAAGATGGTGCAATCGAAATGGAAGGCACTGTTGCTGAAGCTTTACCTAATGCAATGTTTCGCGTGGAGCTAACAAATGGACATAAAGTCCTCGCTCACATAAGCGGCAAGATGCGAAAGAACTACATTCGCATTCTTCCTGCCGATCGTGTGATCGTGGAAATGAGTCCGTATGACCTTACAAAAGGTCGAATTATTTATCGTTACAAGTAA
- a CDS encoding MFS transporter, with product MSSDKLLPWAKPLLISSTLTQATIYVLRPMITYRALELDANAAQIGLIASVYALFPVLLALQFGKWVGRMGEAKFIIYGTLAMLVTSAGLMGANSILWLSIAAACAGTAHLACMVGGQSMVALRAPRESYDKYFGFYTFSASVGHMLGPIVAAVVAGSNGNLPKSTSNAFLLGVVLTILALFPVIRWRNERPTVVAQQNSEGTYKTALNLVKRPGILAAIYISLAISSAADVLVVFLPLFGAENNFSPYAVGAILAIRAGTTMLSRLFLGKLSERFTTFQLLWWSTVISVISCAAMAFAHTPLTLGLIVFVAGFSLGIGQPLTMSLVSQKTQSEERALAVSARLMGNRLGQFLVPAAAGIAAAASGAGAVFIGLAVLLGSSLFSVKKE from the coding sequence ATGAGTTCAGACAAGCTCTTGCCCTGGGCTAAGCCTTTACTTATTTCATCCACCCTCACTCAAGCAACTATCTACGTTCTGCGTCCGATGATTACTTATCGAGCGTTAGAGCTTGATGCCAACGCTGCACAGATTGGTTTGATTGCATCGGTTTATGCTCTTTTCCCAGTTTTACTCGCACTCCAATTTGGTAAGTGGGTAGGGCGAATGGGTGAAGCTAAGTTTATTATCTATGGAACGTTAGCGATGCTGGTAACTTCTGCAGGACTTATGGGTGCTAATTCAATTCTCTGGCTATCAATTGCCGCAGCGTGTGCAGGTACTGCACACTTAGCGTGCATGGTGGGTGGACAGTCCATGGTGGCACTTCGTGCACCGCGCGAGAGCTATGACAAATACTTTGGTTTCTATACTTTCAGTGCATCTGTTGGACACATGCTTGGCCCGATAGTTGCAGCAGTTGTTGCTGGATCAAATGGAAATCTTCCTAAATCAACATCCAACGCCTTCTTACTTGGAGTTGTATTAACAATTCTTGCGCTCTTTCCTGTCATTAGGTGGAGAAATGAGCGACCAACAGTTGTTGCACAGCAAAACTCTGAAGGAACATATAAGACCGCTTTAAACCTGGTAAAGCGCCCAGGAATCCTTGCAGCTATCTATATCTCTCTTGCAATCTCATCTGCTGCCGATGTTTTAGTAGTTTTCTTGCCGCTATTTGGTGCTGAAAATAACTTCTCGCCTTATGCAGTGGGTGCGATTCTGGCTATTCGTGCAGGCACGACAATGCTTTCAAGGCTCTTTCTTGGAAAATTGAGTGAGCGATTTACAACATTCCAGCTGCTCTGGTGGAGCACGGTGATCTCAGTTATTTCATGTGCTGCAATGGCATTTGCACACACACCACTCACACTTGGTTTAATTGTTTTTGTTGCAGGCTTTTCACTTGGTATCGGACAACCTTTAACGATGTCATTAGTTTCGCAAAAGACTCAAAGTGAAGAACGAGCATTAGCTGTCTCGGCCCGTTTGATGGGAAATCGATTAGGACAGTTTTTAGTACCGGCCGCAGCCGGTATTGCAGCAGCAGCTTCTGGGGCAGGGGCGGTCTTTATTGGCCTCGCAGTGCTTTTGGGTAGCTCGCTTTTCAGCGTGAAAAAAGAGTAG
- a CDS encoding Bug family tripartite tricarboxylate transporter substrate binding protein → MEISSMRKNSFIRFAVAATAVAVLAGTAFPANAAVKPANKATIGDDCTKASTGKKAPGRGVDGTDLTCMVVPTGSYKGDNKWWYADVKPLKNIDWTIPANPGGYSLTADAITNSLKAEGLLTATTSVYKPGAGGAVGLAAFQEIKGKPEAGIITGIAMTGGLYSNKSTLNLLASTPIAKILREYEGIVVPASSKYRTLKQLMDDLVAKPNAVAIAGGNKGGVDHQTIGLLAQKAGVDPTKLNYVVYSGGPEVITSLLSNATQVGISGALDFAPYVASGKMRYLGVSSAKTISGIKAKTFVSQGYDLVYGNWRGIMAPADLSKADYLNFIKVIDIMHISPAWKAELTKNKWDNEFVAGTAFKSFLEKHIPEINAVMKGLGI, encoded by the coding sequence ATGGAGATCTCATCGATGAGAAAGAATTCTTTTATTCGTTTCGCTGTTGCGGCAACTGCAGTTGCTGTTTTAGCAGGAACGGCGTTTCCAGCAAATGCTGCAGTCAAGCCGGCTAATAAAGCAACAATCGGTGATGACTGCACTAAAGCATCTACTGGCAAAAAAGCTCCAGGCCGTGGAGTTGATGGAACAGATCTAACTTGTATGGTTGTGCCAACTGGTTCATACAAGGGTGATAACAAGTGGTGGTACGCAGATGTTAAGCCACTAAAAAATATTGACTGGACAATCCCTGCTAACCCAGGTGGATATTCACTCACAGCAGATGCAATCACAAACTCTCTTAAAGCAGAAGGTCTTCTAACTGCAACAACATCTGTTTATAAGCCAGGTGCTGGTGGAGCTGTTGGTCTTGCTGCATTCCAGGAAATCAAGGGCAAGCCAGAAGCAGGAATTATCACTGGTATTGCAATGACTGGTGGACTTTATTCAAACAAGTCAACACTTAATCTTTTAGCTTCAACACCAATTGCAAAGATCTTGCGCGAGTATGAAGGAATCGTTGTTCCAGCTTCCTCTAAGTACCGCACATTGAAGCAATTGATGGATGACCTTGTTGCAAAGCCAAATGCGGTTGCTATCGCAGGTGGTAACAAGGGTGGAGTAGATCACCAAACTATTGGTCTACTTGCACAAAAGGCTGGCGTGGATCCAACTAAGTTGAACTACGTTGTTTACTCAGGTGGACCAGAAGTAATCACTTCACTCCTAAGTAATGCAACACAGGTTGGTATTTCTGGTGCACTTGACTTCGCACCATATGTTGCATCAGGAAAGATGCGCTATCTCGGAGTTTCATCAGCCAAGACAATCTCTGGTATCAAGGCTAAGACTTTCGTTTCACAGGGTTACGACCTTGTATACGGAAACTGGCGCGGAATCATGGCCCCAGCTGATCTTTCAAAGGCTGATTACCTCAACTTCATTAAGGTAATTGACATCATGCACATTTCACCAGCATGGAAAGCTGAACTCACAAAGAACAAGTGGGACAACGAGTTCGTAGCAGGAACTGCTTTCAAGTCATTCCTTGAGAAGCACATTCCTGAAATCAATGCAGTTATGAAGGGCCTTGGAATCTAA